CTTTTTAGAAATGAGTTGAATGATATTTTTCTAGAATGCCAGctttatccagaaaaactttcGTTGTGCCTTccaataaaaaaactaaatttaaaccACCTGTAGCCTACAAGAATAATATATCAGACCTTATAGATCATGACAGTAGTAATACTAGAGAAAAAGATAAGCATACAAAAGCTCTGAAATCCTTAGAATGTGATAAAAGTAAAACATCAACCTTTCAGTTCAAGGAAGCCCAACTAAAACTACCTGAAAAATTAACAGATATAGACAATAGTTTTGAACAAAATTCAGATTTAAGTTTAAATTTATCCCAAGACATTTTAAATAGTGAAGGGGTTAAAGAACACTATCTATCATTTTGGGAGAATTCTTTAACACCCGACATACTAAGCGACATTAGTTTATTTTCTCAGGAGTTTAGTACACCTAGAAATAAATCTAATAAGGAAAAGTCTACTAGCTTGAACAAAAGCAAAAAATCAGAAGTGAAAAATATAGCCAAATGTAGTAATCAAAAATTAAATAAGAGAGCCTTTACTCAGcttaaatcaaaaactaaaaatcaAACGGATCTATATAGCAAAATGTGTCTCATTCACGAATCAAGGAATGTTGGCCTATATGTATATTGTGATAATTGTAACAAGCTACGATATTTGCCTAATGTGAAGGACCCCTTGGAGTTACCAGCTACTTGGTTTTGTTGGATGAATTTGGACCCTAGCTATAGTAAATGCACTGATAAGGAAGTAGATATAACTGAAGAAGATGAAGATTTCCTGATTGATAACTTATATAACAGTGGAAGTGTGGTATGGGCGAAAATAGAGGGTTACCCTTGGTGGCCAGCCATGGTTGAAGATGATCCTGACATAGAAGACTACTATTGGTTAGAAGAGGGAATCTTGGAACCAGTGAGTAcattgttttattaattttttgttgGCAAT
The window above is part of the Diabrotica virgifera virgifera chromosome 2, PGI_DIABVI_V3a genome. Proteins encoded here:
- the LOC126879641 gene encoding zinc finger CW-type PWWP domain protein 1-like isoform X1 — its product is MPALSRKTFVVPSNKKTKFKPPVAYKNNISDLIDHDSSNTREKDKHTKALKSLECDKSKTSTFQFKEAQLKLPEKLTDIDNSFEQNSDLSLNLSQDILNSEGVKEHYLSFWENSLTPDILSDISLFSQEFSTPRNKSNKEKSTSLNKSKKSEVKNIAKCSNQKLNKRAFTQLKSKTKNQTDLYSKMCLIHESRNVGLYVYCDNCNKLRYLPNVKDPLELPATWFCWMNLDPSYSKCTDKEVDITEEDEDFLIDNLYNSGSVVWAKIEGYPWWPAMVEDDPDIEDYYWLEEGILEPTQYHVTFFDKIEVSRAWLKTSCIIPFERNINNPQLALPTNSQFSNRLKFSIKQAEEAVKLPLLDRLRKYSFIERYKKPLKVVRKKIQQQKPVVAQKQQKSKVRRRILVPDDSSSEEISDVLHQEKRVE
- the LOC126879641 gene encoding zinc finger CW-type PWWP domain protein 1-like isoform X2, yielding MPALSRKTFVVPSNKKTKFKPPVAYKNNISDLIDHDSSNTREKDKHTKALKSLECDKSKTSTFQFKEAQLKLPEKLTDIDNSFEQNSDLSLNLSQDILNSEGVKEHYLSFWENSLTPDILSDISLFSQEFSTPRNKSNKEKSTSLNKSKKSEVKNIAKCSNQKLNKRAFTQLKSKTKNQTDLYSKMCLIHESRNVGLYVYCDNCNKLRYLPNVKDPLELPATWFCWMNLDPSYSKCTDKEVDITEEDEDFLIDNLYNSGSVVWAKIEGYPWWPAMVEDDPDIEDYYWLEEGILEPTQYHVTFFDKIEVSRAWLKTSCIIPFERNINNPQLALPTNSQFSNRLKFSIKQAEEAVKLPLLDRLRKYSFIERYKKPLKVVRKKIQQQKPVVAQKQQKSKVRRRILVPDDSSSEEISDVLHQE